One Falsihalocynthiibacter arcticus DNA segment encodes these proteins:
- the hmgA gene encoding homogentisate 1,2-dioxygenase has protein sequence MNTQIPPNRMIQAPSLPGPNTGYMPGFGNDYETEVLEGALPQGMNSPQKCNYGLYGEQLSGTAFTAPSHQNERTWCYRIRPSVKHSHRYEKIDLPYWKSAPNVLNDVTSLGQYRWDPVPHGDHPLTWLTGMRTMTTAGDVNTQVGMATHIYLVTESMEDSYFFSADSEMLVVPQEGRLRFYTELGILDVEPKEIAIIPRGLVYRVEVLEGPARGFVCENYGQKFELPGRGPIGANCMANPRDFKAPVAAYEDREVPSTVTVKWCGQFHETKIGQSPLDVVAWHGNYAPVKYDLRTYCPVGAILFDHPDPSIFTVLTAPSGQAGTANIDFVLFRERWMVAEDTFRPPWYHKNIMSEMMGNIYGKYDAKPKGFVPGGISLHNMMLPHGPDKNAFEGASNADLKAEKLDNTMSFMFETRFPQHLTAFAGKEAPLQDDYIDCWESLEKKFDGTAGKK, from the coding sequence AGGGGGCGTTGCCACAGGGCATGAATAGTCCGCAGAAATGCAACTATGGTCTGTATGGTGAGCAGCTGTCAGGAACGGCGTTCACCGCGCCAAGTCATCAAAACGAACGCACGTGGTGTTATCGAATTCGTCCGTCGGTTAAGCATTCGCACCGATATGAAAAAATCGATCTGCCGTATTGGAAATCCGCGCCGAACGTCCTGAATGATGTGACCAGCCTTGGGCAATATCGCTGGGATCCGGTGCCCCACGGCGATCATCCACTGACGTGGTTGACGGGGATGCGCACGATGACGACGGCGGGAGATGTGAACACTCAAGTCGGCATGGCGACCCATATTTATCTGGTCACTGAAAGCATGGAAGACAGCTATTTCTTCTCGGCAGACAGCGAAATGCTGGTGGTGCCACAGGAGGGGCGACTGCGGTTTTATACCGAGCTTGGCATTCTGGATGTGGAGCCTAAGGAAATCGCGATTATCCCGCGCGGGCTTGTGTATCGCGTCGAAGTGCTTGAGGGGCCTGCCCGCGGATTTGTCTGCGAGAATTATGGACAGAAATTTGAGCTGCCGGGGCGGGGTCCGATTGGGGCGAATTGTATGGCTAACCCGCGCGACTTTAAGGCGCCTGTTGCAGCCTATGAAGATCGCGAAGTGCCCTCAACTGTGACCGTGAAATGGTGCGGCCAGTTCCATGAAACCAAGATCGGCCAGTCGCCGTTGGATGTGGTGGCATGGCATGGAAATTACGCGCCCGTGAAATACGACCTGCGGACGTATTGCCCTGTTGGGGCGATCTTGTTTGATCATCCAGACCCTTCGATTTTTACCGTTCTGACGGCGCCTTCGGGGCAAGCTGGGACGGCCAATATCGACTTTGTGCTGTTCCGCGAGCGCTGGATGGTGGCCGAAGATACCTTCCGTCCGCCTTGGTACCACAAGAATATTATGTCCGAGATGATGGGCAATATTTATGGCAAGTATGATGCCAAACCGAAGGGGTTTGTGCCCGGCGGGATTAGTTTGCACAATATGATGTTGCCGCATGGTCCAGATAAAAATGCGTTTGAAGGCGCGTCCAATGCCGACCTCAAGGCCGAGAAACTCGACAACACGATGTCGTTTATGTTCGAGACCCGTTTTCCCCAACATCTGACCGCATTCGCTGGTAAGGAAGCGCCGCTTCAGGATGACTATATCGATTGTTGGGAGAGTCTTGAGAAGAAATTCGACGGGACTGCGGGCAAGAAATGA
- a CDS encoding Gfo/Idh/MocA family protein: MNWGLIGASTIAAGHMISAIRSCAGNQIISVLSANAERGAEYAKTHDIRSSTTDLEAMLADPNLDAVYISTTNEKHKFQALAAIAAGKHVLCEKPLAMSCADALEMVNAAEEAGVVLATNHHLRNAGSHLKIKELIDAGRIGNVQAVRVFHAVYLPESLQGWRINSAAAGGGVIPDIVVHDADTVGFHLGEYPLEVTAIEASGSLGQGVEDSVMSVWKMPSGILVQTHEGFTLRHAETGLEFHGTKGSIIAKNVMTQQPIGQVELRTADGVEEIKFSDHNLYARSIDHFMGAVAGQGQPAATGRDGVRSLAVAAAVKQAATTGTRVAVNYGGL, encoded by the coding sequence ATGAACTGGGGATTGATTGGGGCGAGCACGATTGCAGCCGGGCATATGATTTCGGCGATCCGGTCTTGTGCGGGCAATCAGATTATTTCAGTGCTCAGCGCAAATGCTGAACGGGGTGCGGAGTATGCAAAGACGCATGATATCAGGTCCTCCACAACGGATCTTGAGGCGATGCTTGCCGACCCGAATCTTGATGCCGTCTATATCTCAACCACAAACGAAAAGCATAAATTTCAAGCGCTTGCTGCGATTGCTGCGGGCAAACATGTGCTGTGTGAAAAGCCTTTGGCGATGTCCTGTGCGGATGCGCTTGAGATGGTCAATGCTGCCGAGGAAGCGGGCGTTGTTCTCGCGACGAACCACCATTTGCGCAATGCAGGGTCGCATTTGAAAATCAAAGAGTTGATCGATGCGGGCCGGATTGGCAATGTGCAGGCTGTGCGCGTTTTCCATGCGGTTTACCTGCCTGAATCGCTTCAAGGCTGGCGTATTAACAGTGCGGCGGCGGGGGGCGGTGTCATACCAGATATCGTTGTGCATGACGCGGACACGGTTGGCTTTCATCTCGGGGAATATCCGTTGGAAGTGACCGCAATTGAGGCCTCCGGCAGTTTGGGGCAGGGGGTTGAGGATTCAGTCATGTCTGTCTGGAAAATGCCGTCAGGAATATTGGTCCAGACCCATGAAGGTTTCACGCTTCGCCACGCCGAAACGGGTCTCGAATTTCATGGCACCAAAGGGTCGATCATTGCCAAAAACGTAATGACGCAACAGCCCATTGGGCAAGTTGAATTGCGCACGGCGGACGGCGTTGAGGAGATTAAGTTCAGCGATCATAATCTCTATGCGCGGTCGATAGATCACTTTATGGGCGCGGTTGCTGGGCAGGGTCAGCCAGCCGCGACAGGGCGCGATGGCGTGCGCTCGCTTGCCGTCGCCGCAGCCGTCAAACAGGCCGCGACCACGGGAACCCGCGTCGCTGTCAATTACGGAGGCTTGTAA
- a CDS encoding acyl CoA:acetate/3-ketoacid CoA transferase, with product MLSKIVSAAEAVSKIKDRDVVTVSSSSGLGCPDLVLKALGNRFAQEGHPRDLTTLHPIAAGDMYGIKGIDHLAQDGLLARIIAGSYPSGPSSLPMPAIWEMLTENRVAAYNVPSGILFDMHRDVAARRPGVLTKVGLETFVDPVREGCAMNERAAAEPIVHKQEFAGETWLHFPNIVPNIAIIRATTADERGNLTFEHEGATLGALDQAIAVRNHRGIVIAQVKRVTAAGSLRPHDVHIPGHLVDYVVIDPDQKQTTETTYDPAISGEIMRPWDSFSLPEYGVEKVIARRAAMELKEGDTANLGFGISANVPRVLLEEGYPQSVTWTIEQGAVGGVPLTDFAFGCASNADAILPSPTQFTYFQGGGFDVSFLSFLEVDRDGNVNVSKLGKKPYLTAGCGGFVDITAHARKIVFSGYFAAGAKLEVSESGIRVAAQGNFTKMVEMVEHVTFAGQRARRQGQDVIYITERCVMRLEDNGLVAFEIMPGIDPEVDIIAASEGRVAVAKDVKIMPLSLLSEGKMGLKL from the coding sequence ATGCTTTCGAAGATTGTGTCCGCCGCAGAGGCGGTCTCGAAAATTAAGGACAGGGACGTTGTGACTGTGTCGTCGTCGTCTGGATTGGGGTGTCCTGATCTGGTGCTCAAGGCACTTGGCAACCGGTTCGCACAGGAGGGCCATCCTCGCGATTTGACCACTTTGCACCCGATTGCGGCGGGCGATATGTACGGCATCAAAGGTATCGATCATCTTGCGCAAGACGGCTTGCTGGCGCGGATCATTGCGGGGTCCTATCCCAGCGGCCCCTCCTCTTTGCCGATGCCTGCCATTTGGGAAATGCTGACGGAAAACCGCGTGGCGGCGTATAATGTGCCGTCGGGTATTCTGTTTGATATGCACCGAGATGTGGCCGCCAGAAGGCCGGGCGTTTTGACCAAAGTGGGGCTTGAGACATTCGTTGATCCAGTGCGGGAAGGCTGCGCGATGAATGAACGAGCTGCCGCCGAACCAATTGTCCATAAACAGGAATTTGCGGGAGAAACATGGCTGCATTTTCCGAATATCGTACCCAATATTGCGATTATTCGCGCCACCACCGCCGACGAACGCGGCAATCTCACCTTTGAACACGAAGGTGCAACGCTTGGCGCGTTAGATCAGGCAATTGCCGTGCGCAATCATCGTGGCATCGTTATCGCGCAAGTGAAACGTGTGACGGCGGCGGGTTCGCTCCGTCCACATGACGTGCATATCCCCGGACATTTGGTCGATTATGTAGTGATTGACCCTGATCAAAAACAGACAACAGAAACCACGTATGATCCTGCGATTTCGGGGGAAATTATGCGTCCGTGGGACAGTTTCTCCCTTCCTGAATATGGCGTCGAGAAGGTTATTGCGCGCCGCGCTGCGATGGAGCTGAAGGAGGGGGATACCGCCAACCTAGGGTTTGGAATTTCGGCGAATGTGCCACGGGTCCTTCTGGAGGAAGGGTATCCGCAATCGGTGACGTGGACGATTGAACAAGGTGCTGTCGGCGGCGTCCCATTGACTGATTTCGCCTTTGGCTGTGCCTCCAACGCGGATGCGATTTTGCCGTCGCCAACGCAGTTTACCTACTTTCAAGGGGGCGGGTTTGACGTCTCGTTCCTGTCGTTTTTAGAGGTAGATCGCGACGGAAATGTCAACGTGTCAAAGCTGGGGAAGAAGCCCTATTTGACGGCGGGATGCGGCGGGTTCGTCGACATCACGGCCCACGCCCGCAAGATTGTTTTCTCGGGATATTTCGCCGCAGGTGCCAAATTGGAAGTGTCCGAGAGCGGAATTCGGGTCGCGGCACAGGGGAATTTTACCAAAATGGTAGAGATGGTTGAGCATGTTACTTTTGCGGGGCAACGCGCGCGACGCCAAGGGCAAGACGTTATTTACATCACCGAAAGATGCGTGATGCGCCTGGAAGACAACGGTCTCGTTGCCTTCGAAATTATGCCCGGAATTGATCCGGAGGTTGACATAATCGCCGCAAGTGAAGGTCGCGTTGCTGTGGCTAAAGACGTTAAAATTATGCCGCTTTCACTGCTGTCCGAAGGGAAGATGGGGTTGAAGCTATGA